In Syngnathus scovelli strain Florida chromosome 12, RoL_Ssco_1.2, whole genome shotgun sequence, the genomic window aatacaatttattaagGGTTggtgggccggattaaacggccccgtgggccggaagtggcccgcgggctgtagtttgcccatgtctggtccagcccctctcgagaggacttgtaccagaacccaagctatgcgtggaggcaagtccaactatgtctagtcgaaacctttctgcctcacacaccagctccatGTCCCTAGAGCCAACCTCTGTAGCCGAGGATCAGACCGACAAGGTCCCCTTtgcccgccgcccagctcagtctgcatccgacccctttggcctctCCCACAGGTTGTGAGCcggtgggaagggggacccactttGGCTATTTGGGCTTTGCCCGCCCAGGACGCATAGGTGAAGGCCCAGCCACCAGACGTtcaccttcgagccccacctccaggcctggctccagaggggagcCCTGGTGACCTGCATCCGGGCAAGGGAGAACTGAGTCAATTTCTGTCAATCATCATAAGGGATCCATGAGGAGAATACTTGATTCTGGAAATATTTACTAGTTGTAGCCACATTTGTTATTATTcagttcttttgttttgttggaaTTTGGGGTGtgacatttgaaaatttgttcagcaacaccctccaattttttttgtgcaaaattCTGCCCCAAGTACCAGTTTGATCTGCCACAAGAAATTTGGTGGGTCCACCCATGTATCATacaccaacaaaaaaaacaataaaccaATTCTTTACAGTCTCACTTCATTTGAGACAAACCTGTGCTGGGAATTTTGTCCCATTGCAACCAGATTTCAACCAGGTACAGTATGTATTACACAGAtgttaaatgttttgttttcaacatGAATGACTTGAGGTAAAACAAACAGCTCTTAATAATGCCAAAACTAGCAACTTAATAGTTATGTCACCACCACAGTGCTGAAACAAAGAGTGCTTTGTTTTGGGAAGAAAGGTTATAGATTACAGTGCagaacaagatggcagcaatcaTGTGATctgtgtgatgtttttttttctcgtgcAGACTGAGAATCCAAAAACAGAAGATGGAGAACAGACCCAACAAGGAGATTAGTAGGTGAGTAAACAATTGTTGTATTTCCTATTTCATTAGCGTCAGAGCCAATGTCATTCTTACCTGTCACAATTGCAATTTTACAAAAGGCAACGTGTCTGTGAACTCTTCTAGTGTCAGCGGTCACTTCCTTGTTCCGGTCCAATAAGGAGAAACAAGACCAATTCCCGCCATTCCCCTCCTGTTGTCTTGGCTCCACTTCTGCGTTACGCCCTCTCTCCACACAGCATTCGGTGTGTAGAATGACGTTAGTCGGGCTCAACTGCGCTGCCTCAAGCGTCCAATCACAGGGCTGGAAGTCAGAAACATATCCGAACGCCTTTTGCCATGCATGTCGCTTTGCCAAGAAAGAACACGTAcgcatgcgcgcgcgcgcgtgcacacacacacacacacacacacttaactgCAGTCGGTGTCCCTGAGCTTCAGTGCTACtttcttttataaaatattacaAATGAAATAAAGAACCTTTAACGTCTGTCCGAATATGTCAATTGTTTGTCTGGTGGTGTTTCAAATCTATCAAATGACAGTACTCAAAAATGTTTGATGTTCGGGTGACATTTTAGGATGAAGCTAAACTGCACTATAACCTTGACAAGTGAACTTATTTTGGCACActggatgttagggtttttcagattatccttatcgtatgattatgttggaatgcaaccggtaataaataagatagCTGTCCCATCCtatacaaagtcgtaaaacaccccctgatatgttttgactagagcacaagggcttcctattcagcctactcttccccccaactctgtttctcttaataaatatgtccttgcagttgggagagtttagacctccattcgaacatcgctgcacgcacagcgacgaatggactctccacctgcaggtgtctaaaaggacttacttctctcccgtgtggttcttgcaaaataagttggagtgagcgaatctctaacactggaCACTGGTatggtacagaaaaaaaaaagaggctgcgCAGCAGAGTATCGCGTGCTTTTTAATTACCGACATGCATTCTTTATCATCCACAAAAAACAACGTAGTGTTCAGAAGTTGCGACCTCTGTCACCATGTACTGTATTATATTGCCACCAAGTGGCGACGGCACATCCACCAGTCGGAGCCACACTATCAACTGAAGTTAAAAATTGTTTAATTCTACATTCTGTTATGCAGTATGATGTTGTGACcgtctttttttaatgtaaaacataaaattcagttttcatttattttttgttagaacaaaaaaaactcGAGACATGGTGCTTGCAGCAAATGTTTGACTTTAATCCACTTTCTCGATGTGGTGgcataaatgcaaaaaaagtgAGACGACAAACAAGGGTTATGCGTACGCATTCATGAAAATGATCGAAAAAGTGGACGGGTTTGAGCGTCCATTCCGCTCTGGAACAGTTGGATGCGTGaaaaaaattttttgttcttgttctcCACCTTTCATGGGGAACTTCATTCGGGCTTTGAAGCAACGGGTAAATATGATAAAGTACATCTATTAACTCATTCAACTGCAGATCTCCTTTTATTTTCTCTACAAGCGAAAAACACAAAAACGTCTTGTGCAGGCTTGTGGTATCCACTCAAAAATAAtccctaaaaaaaagaaagacaaacgcAAAGAAACTCCCGGATGCTTTAGATAAAACAATCAAACTCATATTAGATTAAGTAAATCCCTTTTGATGAGCACCAAATCAAGGAGTgacacttgaaaaataaataggaCACAATGCATGCAAAAGCTGCATGAACTGTCACTTCAGGTTTCTGAAAAAATGTGGGACGGACATTGCTTAGTTCAGGGACGTGTCATGAAGAGCAACGATGTACAAATGTAGGAGAGGATGTCGTTGGTTGATTCTGGGTTATTCATAACTAAGGACAATCTATGTTGAGTTCAGGGGTCTGAGATAGTGTAGGAGAGCCCATGTTAGGTAGGCTGAGCAAACAAAAAAACCAGCTGcacttccaatttttttttcaaactgtgtTCAAGCATGTCATTGATAGTTTCAATGTTTCATTTTCAATGTCTTCATGAAAAATCTATTGTTGAATTAATATTGTGAGTGCGCAAGAGTTTGAAAATTACTCATGCCAAAGTGAAGCTCTCACAAAACCTAGTCAAAACTACCCGAAAGCAAAGTTCTTGTCAAAACCACCtgaaaagtgttgtttttgcacACGCATTTAAAAGTAGTGATCagtagttgtgtgtgtgtgtgtgtgtgcgtgtgtgtgtgtgtgtgtgtgtgcgcgtgtgtgtgtgtgtgtgtgtgcgtgcgtgcgtgtgtgtgtttgccaggTTACACATTGATGGCATGAGCGTGCTTCTTGCACAGAGGTTTGTCTTTCTTGGAGTAGAAGGGTTGACCCTCCAGGTTCACGTGACACACCTGGAACGACAACAACAAAGTCACCCGACATTGATACTGACGATGGCAAATGTTCAATGCGCATCAAAGCTGAAACGAGCTTTTTTGACCTTCTAACATTTTGTTGAAATTGGACCTGACTTGACAAACAAATTATTTCTTCCATGAAATTGTCATTATTTCCAACAGTCTATTGCCTACATCTCGGCTGCATTATTTTgactgtgcatgcgtgtgtggccgacaattttttttgttttgtccaaTCAGACTTCAGCCGCTTGGTCTCCTGGTGGAGTTAAAGAGGGTGTGGTGTTGCCTGAAAGCGTTTCTCACCGCACACACGAAGCAGGTGTCGTGCCAGGTGTGACCGAGAGCCTCGATGAATTTATCTCCAGCTTCTACCGGGAAGTCGCAGCCGTGACACTTGGTGCTGAACAGCGCCACGTAATCTGGCGGCGGAGCACAACGAGCGCCGTTGTTAGTGACTCGCTCACGCCATTAAAGTACACGAGGAGTGTCGGCGGCCTACCTTTCTCGCAGTATGGCTCTCCGTCCTCCATATGGAAAAGGCTGTTGCCAAAGGGTTTGCCGCAGGCAGCGCACACAAAGCAGGTGGTGTGCCACGTCTGCCTCAGAGCGTGCATCACTTCCTGCCAGGCCAGACAACAACAAGCAAACTACAACACCACCACCACATTCTTTTTGGTCAGAAATAGTTTTTTCCTTGACTGTGTCAAGTGGTCTCAAAGAGTGTAGGACAGTCGGGTAAAGAGTAGAGATGTCCATGGTGACCGACCGGCTTGTGTGTTTCACACCTTACCCCCATAATCTTGATGCTGCAACGGGCGCAGGTGGGGGCAAAGAACTCCTCGTAGCAGTTCTCGCAGTAAACGCTGTTCTGCTCCTCCACGAAGCTGACGTCTGCCAGCGACATGTTGCAGTAGTGGCAGTTGAACTCCTCCGGGTGCCACGACCGGCCCAGCGCCACCAGGAACGGACCCCTGCGACCGACACAGACCAGTTACCGACTCGGACAGGGCGGCAAAACCATGCCTCTCGAGGTGATGTGGGGAAAGGTCGAGATGGTGTTTGGCAGCGGATGGGTTACCTGATGATGCTGTTACAGGCTCCACACAACGGCGTACGGCTGCTGGCGGCAAACCTCTCAGCCCGTTGCGCCACCCCCCTGGCTACAGGggggaagggggcggggctaggAGTGACTggggcggggccaggggcggCCGCCGAGGCCTTTGGGATGAACTGGGGCGGCGGGGGCGCGGCTTGAGGCAGCGGAGGCGCCTTGATGACGGTAGTGGTGGTCTTGCTCGGGTCAAACTTATTGGCAAAGGAGCTGTCGGTTACCCAGGGGGGGCGGTTGCCACCCGCGTCACCTGCTGCCTGGGGCGGAGCCGGGGCGGTAGGGTGGGTGTGAGTTTGGGGGATGTGTGGTGGCGGGTGAGCAGGTGGCGCAGCTGGAAGAGACAGGAAGCCTTAGTCAGGTGACCAACCTAAGATGGCAAGTAACTTGTGACTATCATTCAACCACCAAATCAACTGTTAAGCACTGTCGCGAGTTTCCACATCAAAAAAGACGTGCATCAATTGTGATGTCACGAAAGAGTTTCCCAGCTGCACACAAACACCACTCGCCCAACATATTTCCTATTCAACTCATCCAGTTGCGACAGAAtaaaccgctgaaacgtccttaTCGACAAACAGGGATGTTAACTTTCTTTTTATGACGAACTTGCCGGCTCACCTGGCTGCGACGGGTAGATGCAGGCCGTGCTGACCACCTTGGGAGGGGCGGAGCTGACGGGTAACTGAATGGAACTCTGCTGGGTGGGCGTGGCCTGCTGGTAGTGCTGTGGGGGCGACGCCTGCGGCATGGGCGGGGCCTGCTGGTAATGCATAGTGAGCGAGCCTTGCTGGGCAGGGGGCACGGCGGCCGGGGCTGGCTGGCCAAATTGACTGGGGAGGAAGCAAAAGAGGATGCAAATCAAGGCCCGAAAAAGGTTGACAAATGACAATGACAATGAAGGCATTagttgatgatgaagatgagaaagGTTAGAGTTGTGGCCTTCTTGCGAGTGCTTTCACTTTGCATTTGTGTTTGTCCCGTTCAGTTACATGCCatgtcactatttttttttttgctccattttCCTTTTATTTCACCCTTAATTGGAGTCGAATCAAATTCCACACAGTTGAGTTAACCCAAATTTTGGCTCGATacccaaagcaaaaataaagtaATAGACCAAGCAAGTATCCACGGAAATAGCCCCCAGCCCCAGTTGGCCATTCAGACAGCAGCGGTGAAATGGGAGTGGAAGCTCAATGAAAGACCAGGATGGAGCGGTTGCCACAGCGGGCATTGACGCAATCAGCCGGCGGCGGTACCTGGACACGGCCGCTTTGTGTTGGACGCCAGCAGGTGACTGATGCTTCAGGCTGCAAGTGAAGGACACAAAAAAGTGCAAATGTCACCATCCGACACGTGTGGCCCAAAAAAGATTGCCGTGCAAGCTTTGGAGCAGTTGGCGAGAGAAGAAAAGAACCCGCATTTGATGCCGCAGTAGAAGGGAACACGTTCGCCTGGTAAAGACTGCAAGAAATGTGATTTCTGCAAAAGCACACAAGAAAGGCTCAACCTGAGTCTGCTTCACTCTCAAAGGTGTCAAGAATACACATCAAGATGCACATATGTCAACAGTTTGTGGGGAAAGAACAAGAAGAATAAAACTACACTTGAACACCCGACAGCAAGAATGTGAGTACAGTAAAAATGAACAatcacgtacacacacaaaagAGTGAGTCTTAGTATCGTGGGTCACTATTCAAATGCTGCTGTTGCTATGACGACAGAACAACCTGGACCGCTTTCGAAAGCTGGACCTCCAAGTGACGCTTTCCTTGCCAAATACACCTGGACACTGTATTAGGCACAACCAAGACTAAGGCAATGAAATAACTTTGGGTGTTTGTGACAGGTTGGTGGGCAGGTGGTGAGGGTGGAGGTGAGCTGAGGTAAGGTGGGCAGGGTTGGGCAGGGCAGGGTGGGACGTCCTGTGCAGGTTCTGAAGTGTGAGTGACGCAGCCTACCTGCTCTTTGTCAACACCTCAACACCCGCTTCCTCATCCTCCATTACTGTGAGACACAAACAAAATGGACGATGTGGAGTTAGCGATGCAAAGCATGTCCCGTGGGCCACAGAGCAAGTAGTCCACCGAGCATTtgcatcacaggtgtcaaactcaaggcccaggggccagatacggcccgccacatcattttatgtggcccgtggacAAATTGGGCATCAAATGCATGTGCCATTACTAAAAttgaaaattgtcttcacttttaaaaatcatctttttcaaatagttgaacagtcTTCAGTCAGTTGTCAGTttcttttgtagcttatactgtttaGAATACGaggcgttcatacatttattcgggttgacataatggccctccgaaggaaactatgactacgatgcggcccatgacaaaaatgagtttgacacccctgattcaCATGATCGAGTCTACTGGAATATCTAAATAACACGGTGGTGGCCGTTTTCTCACCACACTGCGTTCCCGTTCCCATCATGTGGGCGAGCGTCTGGAAGCTTTTGGACTGGGTGCTGGCCTGGCGACGGCGTCCTCGCTCGTCCTCATCTTCCTGTGCGCTTTGGACCGCCTGGTAGACGGGCGAGGCGCTGTCCACCAGACGTTCTGGAAATGGACTGGGACCGGACACAGGGGGGACGCCACCACCACCAATCCACCCACCCGCATAAGACCCCGACAACAAGTCAGCTCAGAGCTTTCTTTTGGGGTACTTTTTGGGTGACGAAACCAAATAAAAAAGTGGCTTCGGAACGAATTTAAGTcatagtgggggaaaaaaagaatgtgCAACAATGgtacacaaagaagaaaaaaagccatGCCTGTGCTCAACACAGGAGATAAAGAAGTTCAGAACATTTGCGTATTATGATTGTCACTTTCAATCTGAGTGATGGAGGCTGATGACTGTCAGAGGACGAGGGCAGTTTTCACTGGATAATTTTTGTCATTTCGGACACAGCAATATTTTCATGGCAGACAAAAGCACAATGCAGCACTTGACACCATTCTCTCATTTGCCCTCAACCGCAACAACGCCCTCACAGGAGAGACAAGAGAGAGGAGAAGGAAAGCCAAAAATGCTTGCGCTTTCCAACAGTAGAGACCAAGTCTAGTGTGACGGGCGTGTCAtcatttacaaacaatttgctccACTTCCAAGGCGATGACTGACTCCGACATTCCCGCAGAGTGAGATGATGCTTCCTGCAGTCTTTGAATGCGTTGCCATGCATTCACTCATTTCCTCCTCTCTAATCTGGGATTTTAGATTCTTTGAAAATTCcatgaaaaatgtatttgtagTGATTAGAGAGAGGAGATGGGTAAGGGAAGAAGCAGCTGGGCAGGGGGGTCTCACCCGGTCTGGTCTCCCTTGGTCATGGTCTGCCCGGCGATGGCGTCCATGATGGCGTCCTGCGAGTACATGCTGATGGGCGTGTTGTACTGGGCGTGGACGATGGTGGCCTTGCCTCCTGGGCCCGTGACCTCGATGGCCTTGTGGCTAGCCGTGCCGCCCTGCTTCACCACCACGCCGCCGACGGCGCTGAGAGGTGAGGACGGCGTACGGGTAAAAAGAGGTGCGGGCCTTTCGACCgcatgatgtcatcattcacgCAATGCAAAGTCAGGCATGATGACCGCTCACGCCTGAATAAAATACCCTCGCATGCACTTCAGAAACCCTCTCTtactcagacacacacacgcgagcACGCAcacgctcacgcacacacaactgCACAACAAAAATGGCAGTTTAATGTTCAGAGTTTGTCAGTAGTGTGTGAAAACTGCTTTCATGCAACTTCCATGAGAGCATTTTATGTGAGAGAGCGTTTGGCAGAGTAAATTTCAGGTGCAAATCGGCTGTGTCAGAGGACAATTTGAAAGTGTGTCAGCAGTGAGTGCGAGAGCGTTTGCGCAGCGTGTGAGAGGTAATTCTGAATTCTGTGCCCTCACAACCCCTCACAAGCACAGAACCTGTCATCTGGGATCGACATGCTTCCGCCAATCAAATATCAGCGCCAGCACTGCGTGACCTTTGCCGTCACGGCGAGCGTCAGACAAGCCGGCGCCGACCGCCAACGCAACACAGCAATCCAACGCAACACAGCAAACCAAAGCAACGCATACACCATTGCTCCTTTAGCCGCGAATGCACCTTCACTTGGCAGCTTCGCTTGATtagtttgacacacacacacacacgcacacacgcacacatacgcacgcacgcacacacacacacacacacacacacacacacacacacacacacacgcacacagacacacacacacaccaagccAGTTGTATCATTTGAAATGTCAATATGGCCTTTAAAGATCAAATGCGGAAAATAAAACAGCCTGAAGAGATTGTGACCGATTGTGTCCCCTTGCGCGACGCTAAGCTAATTTTAACATCCTCATCTGCATTGGACTCTAAGCCGTTTCCTTttcttctgtcttttttttccggCGCACATTGTCTGATCTGTAATCTGTCAATCAGTTAATGGTCCAAAATAATGATATCACCTCACTTTCAGGCTCAGCTGGCCCAAAGTAACCAGGAACCATTCACATATTATGgtcctcaggaaaaaaaaaaaaaaaaaaagccaacattTGGAGGGGGACAGTGTCATCAAAAGTTGTCGACTAACTTGATAATGCACGACAGCTATTTTGAAGGTCCTAGACGATATCATTACTTCCCTGgattccaagcagatttgtgTTGCTGCTTTCATTGACCTGACTAAAGCCTTTGACTCCGTCATCCATTCCAtcctcctgcagagactctctATTATTGGCCTGTCATCACACACATGATTGGTTTGCCAGCTACCTAAATAATCGACTCCAGCAAATTAAATTGGATAATATTCTTTCTGACCCTCTCACCATCTCCAAAGGGGTTCCTCAAGGCTCGATCCCAGGCCCattgtgtcacgtgctggcgtcACCTGCGACACGACCACGCCCCTCCTGTCAGCAGAATCGCCGCCACCTGCCGCGGGCTCattgacagcgctatatcagcgctgccagcaaagacccgcgtgtcagcctgtcccgtgatgctgcttcgctcatccgtCCCTGTAAACCTGACTCGCTTAACTATTTTGGCATTCCTGCAGAATTGCCTGTCcgccccagccagatcgccac contains:
- the LOC125978102 gene encoding LIM domain-binding protein 3 isoform X1 — encoded protein: MSSYTVSLPGPGPWGFRLQGGKDFNMPLTISRITPGSKAAHANLVQGDVIMAIDGVSTEGMTHLEAQNKIKMANYNLALTMTKAKRPVVMPTPRIDACVPIIPHQQVFSPSVPNAVGGVVVKQGGTASHKAIEVTGPGGKATIVHAQYNTPISMYSQDAIMDAIAGQTMTKGDQTGLKHQSPAGVQHKAAVSSQFGQPAPAAVPPAQQGSLTMHYQQAPPMPQASPPQHYQQATPTQQSSIQLPVSSAPPKVVSTACIYPSQPAAPPAHPPPHIPQTHTHPTAPAPPQAAGDAGGNRPPWVTDSSFANKFDPSKTTTTVIKAPPLPQAAPPPPQFIPKASAAAPGPAPVTPSPAPFPPVARGVAQRAERFAASSRTPLCGACNSIIRGPFLVALGRSWHPEEFNCHYCNMSLADVSFVEEQNSVYCENCYEEFFAPTCARCSIKIMGEVMHALRQTWHTTCFVCAACGKPFGNSLFHMEDGEPYCEKDYVALFSTKCHGCDFPVEAGDKFIEALGHTWHDTCFVCAVCHVNLEGQPFYSKKDKPLCKKHAHAINV
- the LOC125978102 gene encoding LIM domain-binding protein 3 isoform X3, translating into MSSYTVSLPGPGPWGFRLQGGKDFNMPLTISRITPGSKAAHANLVQGDVIMAIDGVSTEGMTHLEAQNKIKMANYNLALTMTKAKRPVVMPTPRIDACVPIIPHQQVFSPSVPNAVGGVVVKQGGTASHKAIEVTGPGGKATIVHAQYNTPISMYSQDAIMDAIAGQTMTKGDQTGPFPERLVDSASPVYQAVQSAQEDEDERGRRRQASTQSKSFQTLAHMMGTGTQCVMEDEEAGVEVLTKSSLKHQSPAGVQHKAAVSSQFGQPAPAAVPPAQQGSLTMHYQQAPPMPQASPPQHYQQATPTQQSSIQLPVSSAPPKVVSTACIYPSQPAAPPAHPPPHIPQTHTHPTAPAPPQAAGDAGGNRPPWVTDSSFANKFDPSKTTTTVIKAPPLPQAAPPPPQFIPKASAAAPGPAPVTPSPAPFPPVARGVAQRAERFAASSRTPLCGACNSIIRGPFLVALGRSWHPEEFNCHYCNMSLADVSFVEEQNSVYCENCYEEFFAPTCARCSIKIMGEVMHALRQTWHTTCFVCAACGKPFGNSLFHMEDGEPYCEKDYVALFSTKCHGCDFPVEAGDKFIEALGHTWHDTCFVCAVCHVNLEGQPFYSKKDKPLCKKHAHAINV
- the LOC125978102 gene encoding LIM domain-binding protein 3 isoform X2, coding for MDLFCSSPPWPWSQVNGRPPVRGGSPGPAQLTGSPTHRKQYNSPVSLYSEETLREMAAIQAGLPAGPFPERLVDSASPVYQAVQSAQEDEDERGRRRQASTQSKSFQTLAHMMGTGTQCVMEDEEAGVEVLTKSSLKHQSPAGVQHKAAVSSQFGQPAPAAVPPAQQGSLTMHYQQAPPMPQASPPQHYQQATPTQQSSIQLPVSSAPPKVVSTACIYPSQPAAPPAHPPPHIPQTHTHPTAPAPPQAAGDAGGNRPPWVTDSSFANKFDPSKTTTTVIKAPPLPQAAPPPPQFIPKASAAAPGPAPVTPSPAPFPPVARGVAQRAERFAASSRTPLCGACNSIIRGPFLVALGRSWHPEEFNCHYCNMSLADVSFVEEQNSVYCENCYEEFFAPTCARCSIKIMGEVMHALRQTWHTTCFVCAACGKPFGNSLFHMEDGEPYCEKDYVALFSTKCHGCDFPVEAGDKFIEALGHTWHDTCFVCAVCHVNLEGQPFYSKKDKPLCKKHAHAINV